AAATTTTTTTTCGTGTTAATTACCTCAGGTATTCAGAAAGCTGTAGCATGTATTAATCTGGGTGATATTGACCCTTTATTGCCGTGTCAAAGTGATAACAGCAATCAATAATAATATATCTATTGTTCTTCTACACAGGTCGTTGTTGCTCTagccatggtgggtgtggtggtgggtgtcccGCCCCACTATGGTTACTCCCCCGCCCCGACCTACACCCCCACTCCATCATATACCCCAGCGCCATCCTACCACCCAACTCCATCCTACCACCCGGCTCCATCCTACCGCCCAGCTCCATCCTACCATGCAGCTCCAGCCTATGATGTGAGTTACCTGTGACAGTCTCTGAGGTTATTTAATAAGTTTGTTgctttatatatattaaacaactaATATTcagaaatataaaaatatttacaAGAAGTTGATACAGTCACATCCTCTTAAAATAACATAAATGCATCTTCAACAGACTGCACCCAAGTACGACTTTGATTACGCCGTGAAGGACGACTACTCTGGTAACGACTTTGGCCACCAGGAGGGTCGTGACGGCTACAACACCCAGGGGTCGTACTACGTGCAGCTCCCCGACGGTCGTCTGCAGCAGGTGACCTACACTGTCAATGGTGACTCCGGCTACGTGGCCAAGGTCACTTACCAGGGAGAGGCCCAGTACCCTCACTATCAACCATCCTACCATCCTGCTCCATCTTACAAGCCAACTCCATCCTATCATCCGACTCCATCCTACAAGCCAGCTCCATCCTACAAGCCAGCTCCATCTTACCATCCTGCTCCTGTCTATGGATAACTGTAAACTGCATTCACGAGAAGTGAAATCTAATGTATTTATTAAGTAAAGCAAGATTACATTTTTATTGTTTTAGACCGGATTCACCTATTTATTATGGCTACATAAATGGCATTCGTAAATACACATAATTATTTTAGAAGCATATTGCACAGAAATTGTATTCGAAATACTAATAATACATTATAACCGTGGCTATAAAACAGTCCCATACTCATACATACCTGAACATATTATATATTGAACACATTTCCAAAAATACATGTGTAATTATCTCTAACCCAAGTCGTCGACCTTGTAGGACGGTGTAAATACGGTTTCTTAGGCCATGAAGGTACGAGTTATGTAGCTAACA
This is a stretch of genomic DNA from Procambarus clarkii isolate CNS0578487 chromosome 45, FALCON_Pclarkii_2.0, whole genome shotgun sequence. It encodes these proteins:
- the LOC123769916 gene encoding cuticle protein 7; the encoded protein is MVGVVVGVPPHYGYSPAPTYTPTPSYTPAPSYHPTPSYHPAPSYRPAPSYHAAPAYDTAPKYDFDYAVKDDYSGNDFGHQEGRDGYNTQGSYYVQLPDGRLQQVTYTVNGDSGYVAKVTYQGEAQYPHYQPSYHPAPSYKPTPSYHPTPSYKPAPSYKPAPSYHPAPVYG